AGTGAAGTGTAGAGTCCATATGCTAAAAGCCCTAGGCTCAAGATACTTAATACCTTTAACTTATTTTCAATTGAAAGTGTAACTGAAATAAAGAAAAGGATTAATGAAACGTAAAGTGCTGTCACTGACGGTGTAATGGTATAAATGTAATAAACGTAAGGATTTACTAAACTAATTAGTGTAGAAATTATGAAAGCTAATATTAGATAGAGATTTATGTTTTTTAAAGTGGTTCTTGATAGAACGTTCCTTAAGGAGTAAAATTCTACTATTATTAAGGAAAATGTGCTAAATGAAGAGATGAGATAAATTATTTTAGGTATGTTAAAGAAGGAATCTAAAAGCAGTATCGTACCACTTATTAAGTATGCTAGGAATATGCTATTAATACCCTCCTTGCTACCGTTTCCTACAAATGGCGTTAGAGTTATACATATATATAACAGTGATGTTGAAAGTACAACATTTAAATTAAATTCAAAAGGACTGAAAGGTCTAAAATTCCAGTTAAATGGTAATGCAAATACAATTTGTAATATTGTTGAAACCAGCAAGAATTCTAATTCACGGCCAATATACACTATCGTAGCAATTGCTAATGTTATGAGAAGTACCAGTATGGACGCCATTAATCCATTTTCATTTAATATCCAATATACTATATAATCTACAGTATAGCTTAAGTAGAGGAAATATGAAAATATCCAGAAAAAGAGAAAGTACCGAGAGAGATTAGGAGTGAACTTGCTTACGTAATCGTAAAGTCCTCCTTTATCCCAAACTTTATCCATCGCGTAATATGTCATATACGTAATTGGCGCAAATATAATAAGTGAGAGTATTACCTCTAAAGTACTTACGTTTTTTAGGAATTGTCCAACTAATGCTAAGGGACCACCTATTGAAGAAAAAGAAAAACTAAAAACAAATAGCTTTCTCTTTAGCCCCATACTGCTGCACTCGATGATGATGTTGTTGTGGAGGATGATGAGGAACTTGAAGCAGTGGTCGTTGTGGATGACTCTGATGTCGATGTTATAGTTTTGTTACTTACTACTGGGTGGTGTGCAGTTGCTGCCATTCCGAAAAATGCTCCACCAATTATAAGTACAATTATAGAAATTCCTAATATTATTATTCCGATTTTACTTATTTTCATCTTTTCACAGCTTTTTCACTCTCTGTTATTAAATTTAAATTTTTTCCCAAGATTCTTTTTCAAATCAATTAGCGATTTGGGTAAAAGTTTTTAACTAGGACTTAGGAAAGGTGGAGTATGCCACGTACTTCAGTTTCATTATTAATTTTAGGAATAGTAGCTGGAATACTAAGCTTTGCGTGGACTGCTGATCATCTTCCGCTATATAATATATCATTTCTCCCTATTGGCATAAGAGTATTTTTCCTCTTTGATGCAATATTATCAATAATTGCAGGAATTTTGTTTATTTTATCTTTTAGGTTATTTTTTGTAAAGATTATTTATCTCTTAGAAGTGGTGTACTGGTGGATAAACTATTTACTTCTTTCTCTAACTAGGATTTTGCCCGCCCCAATAATAGGTAGACCGTTGCCAGTAACTACTGGACCAGCCCTAATAGCGTTTATTTTAGATGCTCTCCTAATAGTACTATCCACAGTCTTATACATCTTTATAAGTAGCAGATAATTGGTTGTTAATTATAGATTAACGATTTTTTAAAAATTTCTGATCGTTATTGGGCAAAAGTTTTAATAAATTAAAGTTAAGTCTTTAACCATATGGTTCAGTATAAGTGGATTGCTTTATCTAATACGAGTCTTGGTGCATTTATGGGCTTCATGAACGCAAACGTAGTCTTAATAGCATTACCGGCGATATTTAAGGGAATTAACATTAACCCATTTACTTCCTTCCAATACTTACTATGGGTTCTATTTGGCTATAGTATCGTATCAGCAATCCTAGTAGTCAATGTAGGTAGAATTTCAGATATTTTCGGAAGAGTGAGAATGTACAATCTTGGATTCTTAATATTTACAATTGGCTCTCTGTTGCTTTATATAACACCAGGTAGTGGAAATATAGCAGCACTTCAATTAGTAATCTATAGAATAGTTCAAGGTATAGGTGGAGCTTTCTTAATGGCGAACAGTGCGGCAATAATATCTGAGGCATTTCCACCTAATGAAAGAGGATTTGCCTTAGGTTTAAATGGAGTTATAGGAATATTTGGGGGGGTGGCTGGAATAATCATTGGAGGAATACTAGCATCAATATATTGGCGTGACGTATTCTTAGTTAGTGTCCCAATAGGAATTTTAGGAACTATTTGGTCATATAGATCCTTAAAGCAATTAAGCAAACCAAATAGGAATCAGAACGTTGACATATTAGGCAATATAATGTACGCCATCTCACTTATTCTAATTCTCATAGGTATTACTTATGGGATATTACCGTATGGCACTCAAGCTACTGGATGGGGCAATCCATTTGTAATAACAAGTATAGTAGTGGGTATAGCGATGTTTGTGGGCTTTATATTTATTGAGAGAAGAGTTAAAGACCCTATGTTTAGGTTGGAATTATTTAAAACGAGGGCTTTTACGTCAGCTGCAGTAGCAATTATTCTTGCTCAATTAGCATTTGGTGGTTTGCAATTAATGTTAGTATTGCTATTACAAGCAATATGGCTACCTCTACATGGGTATAGTTATGAAGTAACGCCTTTCTGGGCTGGAATTTACCTTTTGCCATTATTAGCTGGGTTTGGAATAATGGGTTCTATTGCAGGTAAGCTTTCAGATCGTTATGGTGCAAGAAGCTTAGCAACTACTGGATTAGTAATAATGGGAACTGGATTTCTATTATTAACTTTATTGCCATATAACTTTAATTACCTAGAATTCGCTTTAATCATATTCTTTATGGGCGTTGGAAATGGGCTATTTGTTTCTCCAAACATGGCTGCGTTAATCAACGCAGCACCTCCTCAGCACAGAGGATCAGCATCTGGAATAAGGGCTATGTTAACCAACACGGGTAGTACTCTAAGTATAGGCATATTCTTTACTATAGTGATTGACACCTTATATGTAACCTTACCTCCAGTACTAACATCAGCATTAAACGCAGCAGGTGCTCCTCAGCTAGCCTCAATACTGGCTAAGTTACCTCCGACTGCAGCAATATTTGCAGCATTCTTGGGTTATAATCCAGTATCTACTGTTCTATCTCAATTGCCGAACTCTATTGTAAGTTCAATACCAGCTTCTACAATAAGCACAATAACTGGTACTTATTGGTTCCCTAATGTCCTAGCTCCAGCTTTCGTTGAAGCTTTAAGAACTGCTTTTTACATAGGTTCAGCCATGGCATTTCTAGCCGCGATAGTATCAGCATTAAGAGGCAAGGCTGTAATTTACGAAAGGGATATTTTAAGATCTACAATTACTAGCGCTTTAGATGGTAAAAAGGAACAACAACAGAAGTGAATAAAAGTCACTTCTTTTTAAGTGTCTATGATGGAAGTAAATCTAATTACGTTAAGTAACTATAAGGCAATTTTAGGAGAAGGTCCAGTTTATGATAAGGAGTTAAATAAACTATTTTGGGTTGATATTGAAGGAAAGAGAATAATAGTTAATGATCTCAATACTGGGAGTGAAATCTTTTATAATATGCCAGATTTAGTATCATCTCTTTGTGTAATTGATGATAAGAGGGTTATTGCGACCATTAGACACGGTTTTTATATTGTAAATCTTTTCACAAATTCCTTGGAAAAAATTACAGAGACAGAAACTAATTTGGATACAAATAGATTCAATGACGGTAAGTGTGATAAAATGGGAAGATATTGGGCTGGGACCATGAATATGAATGAGAGAAAACCTACTGGTAATTTTTACAAGCTTGAGGGCAATAAGCTAACTAAGATGCTAGAAGGTCTAATAGTTTCTAATGGTATAGGCTGGGATATAGAGAATAGGCAGATGTACCTTATAGATTCTCCATTAAGGAAAATTTTCGTATTTGATTTTGACTTAAACAAGGGTGAAATATATAACAAAAGGGTTGCAGTAGATTTCGGAAGCGAACCAGGAAATCCGGATGGAATGGCCGTTGATGAGGAAGGGTATATATGGGTTGCGCACTGGGGTGGTGGAAAGGTAAGTAGATGGAATCCTAAAAATGGTGAGAAGGTGTTTGAAATAAAAGTCCCAGCAACTTATGTAACCTCAGTAACATTTGGTACTCCAGATTTAGATAGAATATTTATTACAACTGCTGGAAAGAGTCAAGACCCTTTAGCGGGAAAAGTGTTTACTACAAAAGTTGAGGTTAAGGGAATACCCAACTACAGATACAAAGTGTAGTATAACATTGTAATTACAACATTTTTTTATCATTAGTGTTAATGACGTTAAAGTTTAGGAGTGCTTATGTTGACTATCATTGCAACTGATAACTATACTAGATTGTGTTTAGCAATCAAACAAAATAGATATCTGGAATTTACGAGATCTGCTGTAACCTAAAGTTGTTGCATCATTTCTGCATAAAGTGTTAATATTTGCTTATATATTCACTGTTTGGCATTTATAATTATGATTAAACCAATAATTCTTCCTCAAAAATCTCCCATAAGTGATATTAAAGGTGGTGTAGGTACTCCCTATGTCATTTACGATGCTAAAAGGGATAAGCATTGGTTACTTTTCACTGGTTGGAGTGATCTTACAGGTTTAAAAAGAGAAGGCTTTGTGGCACCAATAGATAATAGTTTAAATATAGACTTTGCGAATGTTAAAAAGATTTTACCTTCAGATTTTCCAGTGAAAGTTAACTACAGTAATAACGCAGTAAGAGGCTTTTATAATGAAGCTAGAGATGAGTTTTACGTAACTTCAACTCATGGAGACGACGCATATCTTTTTATCTTTGATTCTGAGTGGAAATTAAGGAATTACAAAATTCTAATTAAGGATTTAAAGAAGGATTCTGGGGTACCCATAAGACCTACTGGTGCCTATAGATACATGCATGACGCTTTTGCGGTAACTCCCAATGCAGATTCTTCTGGAATAAAATTATATATGATAAAGAATATTGATGACTTAGAGAAGATAACTGTTGATGACTTTGGCGAAATTGGAATTTGGGCTAGGGCTAATGATGTATTAGATCTCACTTTGATTCCACGTATACAAATATTTGTTGAAATAGATACTTTATCTAAATGGATGCTTCAAACATTTATTGGCCCAAGTCTAGATGAGGTATCAGAAGCAGACGACCTCAGAAAAATAGGCTTATTACAAGGTTCAATTATGCCACTTTTAGGTTTAGACGATTCATTTGTTCAAATAGGGCATCCTCATTATACTACTGAACCAGACGGAAGACCTAAACTTTTCTTTGCATCCTTTAGGGATACTTATACTACTAGGTTAGACACTGGAAAAGAGGGATATACGCATGAGATATGGGTAGAGTATATTGATGTTTCAATTTTTGATCCCAGAAAATATGGTGAATTGAGGGGCAAATTTAAGGGTAAAGAGAGTAAGTGGTATTACGTTCCTTCTGCCAACAAGCTAGCTATATCAGTAAATAGTGAAGTAGAACTTCAGATGAAAGCTAGCCTTAATGACGATATAATGGATAGTGTGAAGTTAAGAAGAGGAGTTAATATTATAAATAATCCACCTACCTGGATTAGACTTTCTGCTGAGTCAGATATAATTGCAACCATAAAAGCTATAATGTAACTACTACACTTATTTTAAAGAAATGGGCTATTGTTCAATATCTTATTACGCATTTATTTTCATATCTGCAATTAAACGCTTCCGACTCTCTATTACAGAAACCTATACTGCTATTCAATAACAGCTAATGTCCTAGGAAACATAATATTAGTTAGGTAATAATTGCAGTCTTTACTTGATAAGATATAAAAAAGTAGTCATAAGCACATAATATAAAGCTTGATAGTTCATTCTAGAAAGGTTCTCGATACTTTTATGGACTTCTAGTAATACTTTTTAAATATTCTCTCGTCATATCATCCTCAACAAATATATGAACCTCCCTAATTCCTCTAGTTAACATTATATAATATCTGTTTCGTAATAATTCAAGAGCCTTTTGTACGTTTTTCTTAGCAATCACCTTAAGGGAATATTGTTTTCCTCCAACGTTATCAGTGATAGGAGATGTATTTACAACCCATTTTCCTCTCCATACAAGATCTCTTCCCCAAACTACTCCAACATAATCAGCTTCAAATCCTTGTGCACCATAAACGCAGGAACAACGAGACAAGGGATCTTTAAATTCTCCGCTCCAATACTTTGGATATTCAGTTTTTTCATTCATTAGCCATGTAATTTTAAGATTCTTATTTTTGTATAAGTCAAAACTTGATTGAAGTGGATAACCAATTCTAATATTCTTTGGTGAATTAACGTTATCCCTATCTCCTTCTGATTCAGTAAAGGCACAAATTAAAGCTTTCTTTCCATTTTTGTTTCTTATACTATCAAGCATCTTATCTATATGATCATGAACTTTAAAAAATGAGCTAGGCAGGGTTACATTATCGCCCTTCAGCAATTTCCTTATTAAGTCAGCATACGGCATTCTAAAAGCTCCAGTAAGAGTTCTTTTCTCTACATTCTCATTTGCAAGGTTTATAAAATTCTTTTCTCTACCTTCCTCATCTTCTACGAGAATTTGCTCCTCATCATAAAAATAAACTTTTACTCTTGCCCTTTTCATCGTATTTCCAATAATTTTTTAGTCATTCTTTGTGCTTCATCAAATATAGCTAAATCATGAGTTTCCTCATAGTTATCATCTCCAATTCCAGCCGGTCTCACTTTTCCAGTGGAATAAAACCTAATATATTTAGTTAGAGGTTTTGTAGCCTTATTTCGTTCTAAAATGTATTTCAGTGTATTAATTAATCTATTGTTTTTGTAGCTTAATACTACATTATATCCTCTTTTTAATCCTTCAAAAAACAGAGTTAGTGCTACAAGTGTCTTTCCTGACCCACTTCCTCCTCTTATTAAAATTACTTTATCATTTTTAGATTCTAGAGCATGCAAAACATCTTCAACTACTAGAACTTGATCCTCTACTAATCTATATCCACTTGCGTACAGTGCTTGAGAAAACGAACTTAAAATCTGATCAACGTCTAGATCCTTAAGTAAGGATAGTAAGTCTTTAGTGATTGTAAGTCTAGCAGATTTGAACTTATCTATATCATCTTCCGATAGAGGTTCTAGAGAATCGACTTCTCTTTTTAGTTCTTCAGGTTTTCTTATTATTACGCAATCTGAGGAAGTAGAGTGCTGATTTGTATTATAAAGTAATGAGAATTCCGCGGAATTTTATCTTTTGAGGATGGAAATAATTTAGTTTGGAAACGTAATTTTCTAGTTGAAAACATGGGTCTTGCCTAATTTTTTCCATCAGCATCAACAACGTAGTCATTTATTTTCTTAATATTACGCCATCCTTTTGCTTCAACAATGATTCCTATTGACTTATCAAGAAAAATAAAGTTAGCAACCTCATTAAATATAGGGTATTCCACAATAACTGGGATAGAGATATTCGAGGAAAGAAGAAAGCGTGAGGACGATATCCAAGAATTTGTCCTTTCGATGTTAGGTGTTTCATAGTAAGTTTTTCTATACTCTTCTATAAGTATATTAACCATTTTATCTAAATCATCAAGTTGTCTAAAGACTACTGGTAATGTTACAAATTTCCTTCATCCCAAATATTTAAAAAATTTTTAGATAATACAATACCTTTTGTTTATATCCTAACTTTTTGCCTATAGTTAATTATGAGTTGTGCTTTTTAGGTTAGAATAGGAAATGTTAATATGGTGTTCCAAGATGAAAAGCAATGCAAAGAGTAATTAATAATGCTGAACTTAGATTAGAGGGCTAATCATAGGTAGATAATGGAAGAGAGAAGAATGATTGAGTAACTATGACTTTAGTGAATCGAGAATTGAATACAAAGTGTATGGGATTCAATGAAGCTGAAACCCCATATCCATGAAACTTAGTATTTGAATTCTCCACAATCAACGCATAGGGTTTTTGGCAAGTTTTAAATGTGGAAATTCCACTTTCCCTTATGAACCCAGTTCATATATTGGCTAAAAAGGGGGAGATTTCAGAAAGAGTTTTAATAGCGGGAGATCCTGGAAGAGTAAAGCTGTTGTCTACATTACTAGAAAGTCCTAAATTAGTTAATGAGAATAGGGGATTTTTAATTTATACAGGTAAATATAATGGAGAATTAGTAAGTATTGCTACTCATGGAATAGGAGGTCCTTCTATAGCAATCGTTCTAGAAGAGTTAGCTATGTTAGGTGCTAGGACCTTTATCAGATACGGTACCACTGGATCTTTGGTACCTTATATTAATGTTGGTGAATACGTAATAGTTACCGGTGCATCTTATAATCAAGGTGGATTATTCTATCAGTATTTTAAGGAGAACGCTTGTATAGGTGCAACTCCAGATTTTGAGTTAACTAATAAATTAGTCTCATCATTTTCTAAGAAAGGTCTAAGATATTACGTAGGAAATGTGTTTAGCAGTGATGCGTTTTATGCTGAAGATGAGGAATTTGCAAAGAAATGGAGCAGTAGAGGTAATATAGCAGTAGAGATGGAGTGTGCTACTTTATTTGCGTTAAGTAAAATGAGGGAATGGAAAAGCGCTTCAGTTTTGGTCGTAAGTGACAATCTAGCTAAAGGTGGTATATGGATATCGAAGGAGGAACTAGAAAAGAGGGTTATGGATGGAGCACAAGCAGTTTTAGACGCGTTAACAAGTTAAATGGAGCCATTGGGATTTAACCATTATTTATCTAAGATTAACTTCAAAAAGTGATAATTTTTATCTCTACATATGATACTTGATCTGATTAAACCCTTTACAAAGAGTCAAGAAAATCTATTACAAGTTCTGAAAGACGAAAAATTACAAATTCTAGGTATATTTGGGCCTACCGGGACTGGGAAAAGTTTATTCTCATTGGCGTATGGTATTGACTCCGTAACATCAAGTAAATATAAGAAGTTAGTAGTGGCTAAACCCATAGTAGACGTTGTGACTCAAGAAGAGATAACTAGGAAGGAGTTAGGTGATTACGAGGAATTAGTGAAAGCTTATATAAAGGATGTGCTTAGTGGCTTTGTTGAAGAAAAGGTAATAGATGATTTAATAGATTCGAATAAAATTGAAATAGTTGACTCTAGATATTTAAGAGGTAGATCATTTAATGATGCAATTATTTTCATAGATGACATACAATCCATGAAAGCCGAAAGTGTTCTAGAACTCTTCATAAGAGTAGGTAAGAATTCCAAATTAATAGTAGCTGGTGATCCCATATTTCAAGCTCTATCTGGACAAGACTCTTCTGCGATAATAAGGGAAGTTTTACTTAATGAAAAAGACGCTAAAGTAATAGATCTAGGAGTTAAAGACATCGTTAGAAGTGGTGCTAAGAGAGGATTGAGGCTCCTTTTAGAGTATAAACTGAGATCAAGGAAAATGACAGATGTCGAAAAGAAAATTTACGATACGGCTCTCTTACACGCTCCAGATGCGTCAATTATAACGGTTTCTGAATTTTCTGCAGAAAAATCTAAGCTAGGTATAACTCATGAGAACGTTCCAGATGCGCTAATTATAGTAAAAGAGGGAAGTGCAGGTAGAGTTATAGGCCGAAATGGCGAAAGGATAAATAACATTGAAAAGGAGACTAGCAAGAAGGTCAGAGTTGTTGAATTGGGATTGGATTTTAAAGATTTAATAAAGGCTGTCCATCCTGTCCCATGGATTATGAAACACATTGAAGATGTTGACTTTATTGGAAACGCGTTAGCAGTAACTCTAAAAAAGGAAAGTGGAGCTTTCATGGGTCAGAAAGGGATTCACGTCAGATTTGTTGACTATGTCATTAGGTCTCTATTTGGTATAGGAGTGAAAGTGATAGCCCCGTCAGAAGAAGAAGGGGAAAGTAAAAAATAGTAACGAATATTATCCAAAATCATAAAAAACATTTAAATTAAGTTATATAGCTGTGGACCAGTTAGTATAGCGAACTCTCCAGGGCCTAACAGTAGTAATATTATAGCACCTGCTAGGAAGAGAATATCGAGATCGACACCTGGATTCATGCCAGTTGCAAATGGCTTTTTCATTCTTTTGCTAACTATTATTGTACCGAGGAAGAACAGCACTAACACAATAGAGACTATGAGTGAAATAGCTCCAATAATTACCAAAAGTCCTCCCAATATCTCTATGATCATTGACAGATCCACGAACACTGGAGGAACTCCTAGTTGTTTCATGAACCCCTTAAATTGCGAATTTGCGTTTTTATTAGTCTTAGCTACACCATGTGGTATTAGTGATATTCCATATAGTACTCTGAATATTAGGATGCCTATTGAAGCTAGTGTGGGATCCATTTTGCTTTCCTCTAGAAAGTTAGTTTACATTATAAAGCTTATAAGATCAACTTAATTTACGTAAAGTTGATCACTAGAAGGTAAGTTACTTTAAATTAACTAAAATACATGTAAATTTAATAATTTGTCTTTAAAGGAATTGTACGCTTTTATTGGCTTATAGCATCAATACATTAGAAATTACATTTTAATTAATCTCTGCAAAAGGGCACACACTAAATACTTTAAAGTTGAGTATTTGAATACTCATAACTATGCACTTAGGAAAGATAAACGAGGACGTATTTAATAAGGTAATTTACCCTAATCTCGGGAAGAGAAGAAAAGAGGTAATAGTAGGTCCCCAACATGGCGTCGATACTGGAGCTATTGATCTT
The nucleotide sequence above comes from Sulfolobus tengchongensis. Encoded proteins:
- a CDS encoding SMP-30/gluconolactonase/LRE family protein; amino-acid sequence: MEVNLITLSNYKAILGEGPVYDKELNKLFWVDIEGKRIIVNDLNTGSEIFYNMPDLVSSLCVIDDKRVIATIRHGFYIVNLFTNSLEKITETETNLDTNRFNDGKCDKMGRYWAGTMNMNERKPTGNFYKLEGNKLTKMLEGLIVSNGIGWDIENRQMYLIDSPLRKIFVFDFDLNKGEIYNKRVAVDFGSEPGNPDGMAVDEEGYIWVAHWGGGKVSRWNPKNGEKVFEIKVPATYVTSVTFGTPDLDRIFITTAGKSQDPLAGKVFTTKVEVKGIPNYRYKV
- a CDS encoding MFS transporter, which encodes MVQYKWIALSNTSLGAFMGFMNANVVLIALPAIFKGININPFTSFQYLLWVLFGYSIVSAILVVNVGRISDIFGRVRMYNLGFLIFTIGSLLLYITPGSGNIAALQLVIYRIVQGIGGAFLMANSAAIISEAFPPNERGFALGLNGVIGIFGGVAGIIIGGILASIYWRDVFLVSVPIGILGTIWSYRSLKQLSKPNRNQNVDILGNIMYAISLILILIGITYGILPYGTQATGWGNPFVITSIVVGIAMFVGFIFIERRVKDPMFRLELFKTRAFTSAAVAIILAQLAFGGLQLMLVLLLQAIWLPLHGYSYEVTPFWAGIYLLPLLAGFGIMGSIAGKLSDRYGARSLATTGLVIMGTGFLLLTLLPYNFNYLEFALIIFFMGVGNGLFVSPNMAALINAAPPQHRGSASGIRAMLTNTGSTLSIGIFFTIVIDTLYVTLPPVLTSALNAAGAPQLASILAKLPPTAAIFAAFLGYNPVSTVLSQLPNSIVSSIPASTISTITGTYWFPNVLAPAFVEALRTAFYIGSAMAFLAAIVSALRGKAVIYERDILRSTITSALDGKKEQQQK
- a CDS encoding sulfocyanin, producing MKISKIGIIILGISIIVLIIGGAFFGMAATAHHPVVSNKTITSTSESSTTTTASSSSSSSTTTSSSSAAVWG
- a CDS encoding DNA/RNA helicase domain-containing protein, coding for MHALESKNDKVILIRGGSGSGKTLVALTLFFEGLKRGYNVVLSYKNNRLINTLKYILERNKATKPLTKYIRFYSTGKVRPAGIGDDNYEETHDLAIFDEAQRMTKKLLEIR
- a CDS encoding PhoH family protein gives rise to the protein MILDLIKPFTKSQENLLQVLKDEKLQILGIFGPTGTGKSLFSLAYGIDSVTSSKYKKLVVAKPIVDVVTQEEITRKELGDYEELVKAYIKDVLSGFVEEKVIDDLIDSNKIEIVDSRYLRGRSFNDAIIFIDDIQSMKAESVLELFIRVGKNSKLIVAGDPIFQALSGQDSSAIIREVLLNEKDAKVIDLGVKDIVRSGAKRGLRLLLEYKLRSRKMTDVEKKIYDTALLHAPDASIITVSEFSAEKSKLGITHENVPDALIIVKEGSAGRVIGRNGERINNIEKETSKKVRVVELGLDFKDLIKAVHPVPWIMKHIEDVDFIGNALAVTLKKESGAFMGQKGIHVRFVDYVIRSLFGIGVKVIAPSEEEGESKK
- a CDS encoding purine-nucleoside phosphorylase: MNPVHILAKKGEISERVLIAGDPGRVKLLSTLLESPKLVNENRGFLIYTGKYNGELVSIATHGIGGPSIAIVLEELAMLGARTFIRYGTTGSLVPYINVGEYVIVTGASYNQGGLFYQYFKENACIGATPDFELTNKLVSSFSKKGLRYYVGNVFSSDAFYAEDEEFAKKWSSRGNIAVEMECATLFALSKMREWKSASVLVVSDNLAKGGIWISKEELEKRVMDGAQAVLDALTS
- a CDS encoding DoxX family protein encodes the protein MDPTLASIGILIFRVLYGISLIPHGVAKTNKNANSQFKGFMKQLGVPPVFVDLSMIIEILGGLLVIIGAISLIVSIVLVLFFLGTIIVSKRMKKPFATGMNPGVDLDILFLAGAIILLLLGPGEFAILTGPQLYNLI
- a CDS encoding DNA/RNA helicase domain-containing protein — encoded protein: MKRARVKVYFYDEEQILVEDEEGREKNFINLANENVEKRTLTGAFRMPYADLIRKLLKGDNVTLPSSFFKVHDHIDKMLDSIRNKNGKKALICAFTESEGDRDNVNSPKNIRIGYPLQSSFDLYKNKNLKITWLMNEKTEYPKYWSGEFKDPLSRCSCVYGAQGFEADYVGVVWGRDLVWRGKWVVNTSPITDNVGGKQYSLKVIAKKNVQKALELLRNRYYIMLTRGIREVHIFVEDDMTREYLKSITRSP